One segment of Thermosipho atlanticus DSM 15807 DNA contains the following:
- the der gene encoding ribosome biogenesis GTPase Der: MPTVLIVGKSNVGKSTLFNRLIGRKKSIVDNKEGVTRDAVSDRVIYNDKEFQIVDTCGVFENPNDLFSKKSKENTLNMLKEAELIIFVVDGRNGISSEDHYLADLLRKSSVDVIFVANKVESEKKFMEVLPDLYTLGFDEPLKISAEHGKNIDVLIEKIIAKLEEKGFDLRIKEDSRKEIIRVALVGRPNAGKSSLFNSILNTERALVTPIPGTTRDSVDELVELNGRKFLFIDTAGLRRKSKVEYKSLDMYSNVRSIRSIEFADVVVIVVDATEGITHQDQRISGIAEKRGKATVVVFNKIDLVKNFRERKGEFLYQFEEKLYFINYSPLVFTSTVEKKGIDVLIRAIEEAYKSLHHRVSTSAVNAAIQRMMMFTPPPRGLKILYGTQVDIKPPTFLFFTNGKKVPDSYQNLIRRTIRENIYHFSGAPLFLKFKSRH; encoded by the coding sequence ATGCCAACAGTACTGATAGTAGGGAAGAGTAATGTAGGAAAATCAACTCTATTTAATAGGCTGATCGGAAGAAAAAAATCAATTGTAGATAATAAAGAAGGAGTTACAAGGGACGCGGTCTCTGACCGCGTCATATATAATGATAAAGAGTTTCAAATAGTTGATACTTGTGGAGTTTTTGAAAATCCTAATGATTTATTTAGTAAAAAGTCGAAAGAAAATACTTTAAACATGCTAAAAGAAGCTGAACTTATAATTTTTGTTGTTGATGGCAGAAACGGGATATCTTCTGAAGATCATTATTTAGCTGATTTACTTAGAAAAAGCTCTGTAGATGTTATTTTTGTTGCTAATAAAGTTGAAAGTGAAAAAAAATTTATGGAAGTTTTGCCTGATTTGTATACTTTGGGATTTGATGAACCTTTAAAAATCTCAGCGGAACATGGAAAAAATATAGATGTGTTAATTGAAAAAATAATTGCAAAGCTTGAAGAAAAAGGTTTCGACTTGAGAATAAAGGAGGATAGTAGAAAAGAAATAATAAGGGTAGCGTTGGTTGGAAGACCAAATGCTGGAAAATCTTCACTGTTTAATTCTATTCTTAATACTGAAAGGGCGTTAGTTACACCTATCCCAGGTACAACACGCGATTCTGTTGATGAATTGGTAGAATTGAATGGAAGAAAGTTTTTATTTATTGATACGGCGGGTTTAAGAAGAAAGAGTAAAGTAGAATATAAAAGCTTGGATATGTACAGTAATGTAAGATCAATTAGAAGTATTGAATTTGCAGATGTTGTTGTAATAGTTGTTGATGCAACTGAAGGAATTACTCACCAAGATCAGAGAATATCTGGTATAGCGGAAAAAAGAGGAAAAGCAACGGTGGTTGTATTTAATAAAATAGATCTTGTGAAAAATTTCAGGGAAAGAAAAGGGGAATTTTTGTATCAGTTTGAAGAGAAGTTATATTTTATAAATTACAGTCCGTTGGTCTTTACAAGTACAGTGGAGAAGAAAGGAATAGATGTCCTTATAAGAGCTATTGAAGAAGCGTATAAATCACTTCATCATAGAGTTTCAACTAGTGCGGTAAATGCCGCAATTCAGAGGATGATGATGTTTACACCACCTCCCAGGGGATTGAAAATTCTTTATGGAACACAAGTTGATATAAAGCCACCAACGTTTTTGTTTTTTACAAATGGTAAAAAAGTGCCAGACTCATATCAGAATTTAATTAGGAGGACAATTAGGGAGAATATTTATCATTTTTCTGGGGCTCCTTTGTTCCTCAAATTCAAATCAAGACATTAG
- a CDS encoding BMP family lipoprotein — MKKLFVVVLLGVFFISIFGFKVIMVTDVGGLGDGSFMDGTWSGIVKACKELGIEYDVIQSKEQSDYIPNLSKAAEIADVVFAVGFLMSDSFYKVAEQYPGTYFVGIDFTSENNLPNVMTFTFKEQEGSFLTGYLAAGMTKTGKVAIIGGIPIPPVQRYAIGFLAGVKAYNQLHGTNVEGKLVYANTFIDPKKGKELTQALMSEGVDIIQQACGGTALGIIEAIKEENNKCSNAKNLSELLDYLYDNNGYFMLGGDVEQEWQAPGHILASAIKRVDVASYLGVVKAFNGEWTSGNVELGIKEDGEGISRMPFTKGLVPNRLLAEIEYLIKLVKEGQLVIPSTEDELNAFRVKKIEFPF; from the coding sequence ATGAAAAAGCTTTTTGTTGTAGTATTACTAGGAGTGTTTTTCATTAGTATTTTTGGTTTTAAAGTTATCATGGTAACTGATGTTGGTGGCTTAGGCGATGGTTCTTTTATGGATGGAACATGGTCTGGAATTGTTAAAGCATGTAAAGAGCTTGGGATAGAATACGATGTAATTCAATCAAAAGAACAGAGTGATTACATACCGAATTTAAGTAAAGCTGCAGAAATTGCAGATGTTGTGTTTGCCGTAGGATTTTTAATGTCCGATTCATTTTATAAAGTAGCCGAGCAATATCCTGGTACATATTTTGTAGGAATTGATTTTACAAGTGAGAATAATTTGCCAAACGTTATGACTTTTACATTTAAAGAACAAGAGGGAAGTTTTTTAACAGGATATTTAGCTGCGGGAATGACAAAAACAGGAAAAGTTGCAATCATTGGAGGAATTCCTATTCCGCCAGTTCAAAGATATGCTATAGGCTTCTTAGCAGGTGTTAAAGCTTATAACCAACTTCATGGTACAAATGTTGAAGGAAAATTGGTTTACGCCAATACATTTATAGATCCTAAAAAAGGTAAAGAGTTGACACAGGCATTGATGAGTGAAGGTGTAGATATAATCCAACAAGCATGTGGCGGTACTGCTTTGGGAATAATAGAAGCTATAAAAGAAGAAAATAATAAGTGTTCAAATGCAAAGAATTTGAGTGAGTTACTTGATTATTTATATGATAATAATGGATATTTCATGTTAGGTGGAGATGTTGAACAAGAATGGCAAGCTCCAGGTCATATTTTAGCAAGTGCTATAAAAAGGGTAGATGTTGCAAGTTATTTAGGAGTTGTGAAAGCCTTCAACGGTGAATGGACTTCGGGTAATGTTGAACTTGGTATAAAGGAAGATGGTGAAGGAATTAGTAGAATGCCATTTACAAAAGGATTAGTTCCTAACAGACTTCTTGCGGAAATAGAATATTTGATAAAGTTAGTTAAGGAAGGACAGTTAGTAATTCCATCTACTGAAGATGAATTAAATGCTTTTAGAGTTAAAAAAATAGAATTTCCTTTTTAA
- the ispH gene encoding 4-hydroxy-3-methylbut-2-enyl diphosphate reductase yields the protein MQIVVASNIGFCFGVKEAVEKSKELLKAGFKVFTDDDIVHNKVVMNELRKLGLSFKDGEIFLVRAHGLPKEKIEKLSTKYKIEDLTCKIVYNLFWLAEKFEKQGYQVVVFGKPNHPEMIAIRSYAKNAIVSLEPVAVEAEKIALLSQTTMSVEEFEGFANSTKQISKFSEFLIKNTICNVTVSRENETKRIARQVDLLFVVGGKHSSNTKKLARIASQYTNVVHVETAKEILETPSNVKSVGIVSGTSTPIEVVNKVVHRIKDLGGEQ from the coding sequence ATGCAAATTGTAGTTGCTAGTAACATAGGATTTTGTTTTGGTGTAAAAGAAGCGGTAGAAAAATCTAAAGAATTATTAAAAGCAGGTTTTAAGGTTTTCACAGATGATGATATAGTTCACAATAAGGTAGTTATGAATGAACTAAGAAAACTTGGCTTGTCTTTTAAAGATGGAGAAATTTTTTTGGTAAGAGCACACGGCTTGCCAAAAGAAAAAATAGAAAAATTATCGACAAAATATAAAATAGAGGATTTGACGTGTAAAATTGTGTATAATTTATTTTGGTTAGCAGAAAAGTTTGAAAAACAAGGTTATCAAGTTGTTGTGTTTGGAAAACCAAATCATCCAGAAATGATAGCAATTAGAAGTTATGCAAAAAATGCAATAGTTTCGTTAGAACCAGTTGCAGTTGAAGCTGAAAAGATAGCTTTGTTAAGCCAAACAACTATGTCAGTTGAAGAATTTGAGGGATTTGCGAACAGTACCAAACAAATTTCGAAATTTTCAGAGTTTTTGATAAAAAACACTATATGTAATGTTACTGTGTCTCGCGAAAATGAAACAAAAAGAATAGCAAGACAGGTAGATTTACTATTTGTAGTTGGTGGAAAACATAGTTCCAACACTAAAAAGCTTGCTAGGATAGCATCTCAATATACAAATGTAGTTCATGTTGAGACAGCAAAAGAAATACTTGAGACACCTTCAAATGTAAAAAGCGTAGGGATTGTAAGTGGTACGTCAACTCCAATTGAAGTTGTCAATAAAGTTGTTCATAGAATAAAAGATTTGGGAGGGGAACAGTAG
- a CDS encoding S1 RNA-binding domain-containing protein — MENNFEKMLENYLFNEVKVGTVVEGVVVRSTDTDVFVDFGWKGEGVIPTDELVKEPSEYKPGTKINLLVLRINEEEGTALLSERRVYLRKARELIKEKFENGEKVIGKIKERVKGGYKVLIDNVIEAFLPGRESLIRSGDKIPEDYLEFKIIKFNASRKKLNIVVSRKIIVDEMIDSFYSNRKPGDVIEGLVEKVEKFGAFIRIAEGITGLLPNSEVSYDTSLTVEDVLREGQSVKLLIKDIDRNKKRIILSLKALMPDPWENIEKKYPIGEVVSGIVKKIMPFGFFVNLEPGIDGLVHISEVFWGRQGRIQDVVEEGDVVKVIVKDVDKENRKLSLSYKEAKGDPWKNIEEKYPVGNVVTGVVGAILNSGVIIDLEEEISGFCPISELSWKYVEKPEEVVTIKQKVKAVVTSLDKDARKMRLSIKRATQNPWKLFVENYKEGDIVTGKIVKKVKKGYIVEIDDIEAFLPETHALEEKNVGDQLTGRILKIVEDKEIYKITISEKLKEEIEQLKELSEKANAERVVSLEGKVKNANSTDSREE; from the coding sequence ATGGAAAATAACTTTGAAAAAATGCTGGAAAATTATCTTTTTAATGAGGTAAAAGTTGGAACGGTAGTAGAAGGTGTGGTTGTAAGGTCAACAGATACGGATGTTTTTGTTGATTTTGGTTGGAAAGGGGAAGGAGTGATACCAACAGATGAGTTAGTAAAAGAGCCTTCGGAGTATAAACCGGGTACAAAAATTAATTTATTGGTTTTGAGAATAAATGAAGAGGAAGGAACCGCTCTATTATCTGAACGGAGAGTATATTTAAGGAAAGCTAGAGAATTAATTAAAGAAAAGTTTGAAAATGGAGAAAAAGTAATAGGAAAAATCAAAGAAAGAGTAAAAGGAGGATATAAAGTTTTAATTGATAATGTAATTGAAGCATTTTTGCCTGGTAGAGAGTCGCTAATAAGAAGTGGCGATAAAATTCCAGAAGATTATTTAGAGTTCAAAATCATAAAATTTAACGCATCAAGGAAGAAATTAAATATTGTGGTATCGAGAAAGATAATTGTTGATGAGATGATAGATAGTTTTTATTCAAACAGAAAGCCTGGTGATGTGATTGAAGGTTTGGTAGAAAAGGTAGAAAAATTCGGAGCATTTATAAGAATTGCTGAAGGAATTACAGGATTATTACCAAACTCGGAAGTTTCATATGATACTTCTTTGACTGTAGAAGATGTGTTGAGAGAAGGACAATCTGTAAAATTGCTAATAAAAGATATTGACAGAAATAAGAAGAGAATTATACTGAGTTTAAAAGCATTGATGCCAGATCCTTGGGAAAACATCGAGAAAAAGTATCCCATAGGGGAAGTTGTAAGTGGTATTGTAAAGAAAATTATGCCATTTGGATTCTTTGTGAATTTAGAACCCGGCATTGATGGTTTAGTGCATATTAGTGAAGTATTTTGGGGTAGACAAGGTAGAATTCAAGATGTAGTTGAGGAAGGGGATGTAGTAAAAGTTATTGTAAAGGATGTTGATAAAGAAAACCGAAAGTTATCTTTGAGTTATAAAGAAGCAAAAGGTGATCCGTGGAAAAATATTGAAGAGAAGTATCCTGTAGGTAATGTTGTAACAGGTGTTGTAGGAGCAATTTTAAATTCAGGAGTTATAATTGACTTGGAAGAAGAAATAAGCGGTTTTTGTCCGATTTCAGAATTATCTTGGAAATATGTTGAAAAACCAGAGGAAGTTGTAACAATCAAGCAGAAAGTAAAAGCAGTTGTTACAAGTTTAGATAAAGATGCTCGAAAAATGAGACTGAGTATAAAAAGAGCTACTCAAAATCCATGGAAGCTGTTTGTGGAAAATTATAAAGAAGGAGATATAGTTACTGGAAAAATAGTCAAAAAGGTCAAAAAAGGATATATCGTTGAAATTGATGATATTGAAGCCTTTTTACCGGAAACACATGCGCTGGAAGAAAAAAATGTTGGAGATCAACTAACAGGAAGAATATTAAAGATTGTCGAAGACAAAGAAATATATAAAATTACGATAAGTGAAAAATTAAAAGAAGAAATTGAACAATTAAAAGAACTTAGTGAAAAAGCGAATGCAGAGAGGGTAGTTTCACTTGAGGGGAAGGTTAAAAATGCCAACAGTACTGATAGTAGGGAAGAGTAA
- a CDS encoding type 1 periplasmic-binding domain-containing protein, giving the protein MINLKQYLVFFLLLAIIAILFVYWYFYLSNRVGFLYSTKNISYNFLKDYHGELHLIEYNEEGRHEKIIRSLKSKGINIIIGPMFSEDGKKLLPFLEKYDLVAFSPTITSKRLLASTNRIFSLVPDNDYLIDTIENFLRSKNVKNVLIILDPRNKAYSNEFVKIIENFKGDYWYYYGLNTLFSHSKDWNKYDAIVITTTSKEAIDIIIQISSIYKGLFVLTDSALDMELTKYNGPKEKIYLISFTDNPFNYVADLIEEAIDLVASHKFLSANQVISFYLQNNFVDGKRFNYIGTLQRKIKVLNFSEIKVGNE; this is encoded by the coding sequence ATGATTAATTTAAAGCAATATTTAGTGTTTTTTTTGCTTTTAGCTATTATTGCTATTTTGTTTGTTTATTGGTATTTTTATTTAAGTAATAGAGTTGGTTTTTTGTATTCAACCAAAAATATTTCGTATAATTTTTTGAAGGATTATCATGGAGAATTACATTTAATTGAATATAATGAAGAAGGTAGACATGAAAAGATAATTAGATCGCTTAAAAGTAAGGGAATTAATATAATAATTGGTCCGATGTTTAGTGAGGATGGAAAAAAATTATTACCATTTTTGGAAAAATATGATTTAGTGGCTTTTTCACCAACAATTACCTCAAAACGATTGTTGGCAAGCACTAATAGAATTTTTTCGCTTGTACCAGATAATGACTATTTGATTGATACAATTGAGAATTTTTTAAGGAGTAAAAATGTTAAAAATGTTTTAATCATTCTTGACCCGAGGAACAAAGCTTATTCAAATGAATTTGTAAAAATAATTGAGAATTTTAAAGGTGATTATTGGTATTATTACGGTTTAAACACTTTGTTTTCACATAGCAAAGACTGGAATAAATATGATGCTATAGTAATTACAACTACATCAAAAGAAGCAATTGACATCATTATACAGATAAGTTCAATTTATAAAGGTTTATTTGTTTTAACTGATAGTGCATTGGATATGGAATTAACAAAATACAATGGGCCTAAAGAAAAAATTTATTTGATTTCGTTTACTGATAATCCTTTTAATTATGTTGCTGATCTTATTGAAGAAGCTATTGATTTAGTTGCTTCTCACAAATTTTTGAGTGCAAATCAAGTTATAAGTTTTTATTTGCAAAATAATTTTGTTGATGGTAAAAGATTTAATTATATTGGCACATTACAAAGAAAAATAAAGGTACTTAATTTTTCTGAGATAAAGGTGGGAAATGAATAG
- a CDS encoding FprA family A-type flavoprotein, which yields MERVINITDDIFYVGVNDRETYLFEGLWPLPKGVSYNSYLIKDKKNVLIDTVKVSKSDLFIQKIKDIINGNSLDYLIINHMEPDHSGSILAILNAFPNIKIVGNKKTFEFLKALYGIDENLLEVKDGDELVLGKHKLKFFLTPMIHWPETMITYEVTEKIAFTGDAFGGFGTLDGGIFDDEVDIEYYKNEIRRYYSNIVGKFGPMVQKALKRLSGIDIKIIASTHGPVWRNNPQVIVDLYDKWSKYEAEDGVVIVYGSMYGNTEKMADYIANVLAKKGIKNIRVMNASKVHESYIINEIWRFKGVIIGTCTYNNGIFPPVENLLINLSHKGLKNRIFGVFGTYGWSGGGVKGVVEYLQKNNWELVCEPIEVQFSPSSEDLENLEKLAECFVDRMN from the coding sequence GTGGAACGAGTAATAAATATAACAGATGACATTTTTTATGTTGGAGTAAACGATAGAGAAACATATTTATTTGAAGGCCTTTGGCCTCTTCCAAAAGGTGTCAGTTATAATTCATATCTAATTAAAGATAAGAAAAATGTTTTGATTGATACTGTAAAAGTAAGTAAATCAGATTTATTTATACAGAAAATAAAAGATATTATTAATGGAAATTCACTAGATTACTTAATCATAAATCATATGGAACCTGATCATTCTGGTTCGATACTTGCGATTTTAAATGCGTTTCCTAATATAAAGATTGTTGGAAATAAAAAAACATTTGAATTTTTGAAAGCATTATATGGGATTGATGAGAATTTGCTTGAAGTTAAGGATGGTGATGAGTTAGTTCTTGGAAAGCATAAATTGAAGTTTTTTTTGACCCCAATGATTCATTGGCCTGAAACAATGATTACATATGAGGTTACTGAAAAAATCGCATTTACAGGAGATGCATTCGGGGGTTTTGGTACTTTAGATGGAGGAATCTTTGATGATGAAGTAGATATTGAATATTATAAAAATGAAATTAGAAGATATTATTCAAATATTGTTGGGAAATTTGGACCTATGGTTCAAAAAGCTTTAAAAAGATTATCTGGAATCGATATAAAGATTATTGCTTCAACTCATGGTCCAGTATGGAGGAACAATCCTCAAGTCATAGTTGATTTGTACGATAAATGGAGCAAATATGAAGCTGAAGATGGTGTTGTGATAGTATATGGTTCTATGTACGGGAATACAGAGAAAATGGCCGATTATATTGCAAATGTTCTTGCAAAGAAAGGGATTAAAAATATTAGAGTTATGAATGCCTCCAAAGTTCATGAATCATACATAATAAATGAAATTTGGAGGTTTAAAGGAGTTATTATTGGAACATGTACTTACAATAACGGCATATTTCCGCCAGTAGAAAATCTTTTAATTAATTTAAGTCATAAAGGATTGAAAAATCGTATATTTGGCGTATTTGGAACGTATGGTTGGAGTGGTGGAGGAGTTAAAGGAGTCGTCGAATACCTACAGAAGAACAATTGGGAGTTAGTATGTGAACCAATTGAAGTGCAATTTAGTCCAAGTTCGGAAGATTTGGAGAACTTGGAAAAATTAGCGGAATGTTTCGTAGATAGAATGAACTAA
- the cmk gene encoding (d)CMP kinase yields the protein MPCRIAIDGPAGSGKTSVAKLLAKKLGFYYLDTGAMYRIVGLYLKNKNIDEKSHEEIEKELKKLNIQFKEGHFLVNGKEVSDEIRTPEVGIYASRFASVPIVRKYLTELQRKISLNENIVVEGRDIGTVVIPDAEVKIFLTATQEARAKRRYKELTNRGVKVNFEDILNEIILRDKQDSEREIAPLMKAKDAIEIDSTEYSLEEVVDMIYEVVKEKCKL from the coding sequence ATGCCTTGTAGAATAGCTATAGATGGCCCAGCAGGTTCTGGAAAAACATCAGTAGCAAAATTATTAGCGAAAAAACTTGGATTTTATTATCTTGATACTGGAGCGATGTACAGAATTGTTGGACTTTACCTTAAAAACAAAAATATTGATGAAAAATCTCACGAAGAAATAGAAAAAGAGTTGAAAAAGTTAAATATTCAATTTAAAGAAGGACATTTTTTGGTCAATGGAAAGGAAGTTTCAGATGAGATAAGAACTCCTGAAGTTGGTATTTATGCTTCAAGATTTGCAAGCGTTCCTATAGTTAGAAAATATCTAACAGAACTTCAGAGAAAAATATCTTTAAATGAAAATATAGTTGTTGAAGGAAGAGATATAGGGACGGTAGTTATTCCAGATGCTGAAGTTAAAATATTTTTGACGGCTACCCAAGAAGCAAGAGCGAAAAGAAGGTATAAAGAACTGACCAATAGAGGTGTAAAGGTGAATTTTGAAGATATTTTAAATGAAATAATTCTTCGTGATAAACAAGATAGTGAAAGAGAAATTGCCCCATTAATGAAAGCAAAAGATGCAATTGAAATTGATTCAACAGAATATTCTTTAGAAGAAGTAGTTGATATGATATATGAGGTGGTTAAAGAGAAATGCAAATTGTAG